The following coding sequences lie in one Corynebacterium humireducens NBRC 106098 = DSM 45392 genomic window:
- the metX gene encoding homoserine O-acetyltransferase MetX codes for MRIGDLHTEAGGVINDVTIAYRRWGEFRGDPDGMNNLVLIEHALTGDTNVADWWCDLLGPGRALDTDAWCIVCTNVIGGCQGSTGPASEHPDGGRWGSRFPAISIRDQVTAEKQFLDALGVSRIHAVLGGSMGGARTLEWAMMYPDKVNAVCVIAVSARASAWQIGIQSAQISAIERDPAWQGGDFYDTGASPDAGLAAARRIAHLTYRGEQELDERFGAARQDGENPLGTFRDPAQRFAVESYLQYHGRKLVERFDAGSYVTLTEALNRHNIGRGRGGLNKALAACTVPTMIVGVDTDILYPYHQQEHLSRNVGELMGIARISSPVGHDAFLAEFRQMDRILRRFFVLSVLDEDAQEDDGYLI; via the coding sequence GTGCGCATCGGTGATCTCCACACGGAGGCCGGTGGCGTCATCAACGACGTCACCATCGCCTACCGCCGCTGGGGCGAGTTCCGGGGAGACCCGGACGGGATGAACAACCTCGTGCTCATCGAACACGCCCTCACCGGCGACACCAACGTCGCCGACTGGTGGTGTGACCTGCTCGGCCCCGGCCGGGCGCTCGACACCGACGCGTGGTGCATCGTGTGCACCAACGTCATCGGCGGCTGCCAGGGCTCGACCGGCCCCGCCTCCGAACACCCCGACGGCGGCCGCTGGGGATCCCGCTTCCCGGCGATCTCCATCCGCGACCAGGTCACCGCGGAGAAGCAGTTCCTCGACGCCCTCGGCGTCTCCCGCATCCACGCCGTCCTCGGCGGTTCCATGGGCGGTGCCCGCACCCTCGAGTGGGCGATGATGTACCCGGACAAGGTCAACGCCGTGTGCGTCATCGCCGTCTCCGCCCGGGCCAGCGCCTGGCAGATCGGCATCCAGTCCGCGCAGATCTCCGCCATCGAGCGTGACCCCGCCTGGCAGGGCGGCGACTTCTACGACACCGGTGCCTCCCCCGACGCCGGCCTCGCCGCCGCCCGCCGCATCGCCCACCTCACCTACCGCGGTGAGCAGGAGCTCGACGAGCGTTTCGGCGCCGCCCGCCAGGACGGGGAGAACCCGCTGGGCACCTTCCGGGACCCCGCCCAGCGTTTCGCCGTCGAGAGCTACCTGCAGTACCACGGCCGCAAGCTGGTCGAGCGTTTCGACGCCGGCAGCTACGTCACCCTCACCGAGGCCCTCAACCGGCACAACATCGGCCGGGGCCGCGGGGGCCTGAACAAGGCGCTGGCGGCCTGCACGGTGCCGACGATGATCGTCGGCGTCGACACGGACATCCTGTACCCGTACCACCAGCAGGAGCACCTCTCCCGCAACGTCGGTGAGCTGATGGGCATCGCCCGGATCTCCTCCCCTGTCGGCCACGACGCCTTCCTGGCGGAGTTCCGGCAGATGGACCGCATCCTCCGGCGCTTCTTCGTCCTCAGCGTGCTGGACGAGGACGCCCAGGAGGACGACGGCTACCTCATCTAG
- a CDS encoding exodeoxyribonuclease III, producing the protein MSLTITSVNVNGIRAAVKQRNEDNPGMLAWLEQSPADVVLLQEVRATVEESVKALQPALDAGWHYVGAPAVARGRAGVGILSRAPLSDVRVGLGSFLDSGRWIEGTYEGVRVASLYLPSGSAGSEKQDEKYRFLDEFGPYLDSLAAEYEDMVIGGDWNICHRREDLKNWKGNMRKSGFLADERAFMDSVFGCFPDGSPQEKPGLGEYFGVVDYDGRTIRGTATEPRWFDVARRLQPEGDGPYTWWTYRGQAFNNNAGWRIDYQAATKSMLDRAERSWVDRAPTVETRWSDHSPLNVTYS; encoded by the coding sequence ATGAGTCTGACCATCACCTCCGTCAACGTCAATGGAATCCGCGCCGCCGTCAAGCAGCGCAACGAGGACAATCCGGGCATGCTGGCCTGGCTGGAGCAGTCCCCGGCTGACGTGGTGCTCCTGCAGGAGGTGCGCGCGACCGTCGAGGAGTCCGTCAAGGCGTTGCAGCCCGCCCTCGACGCGGGCTGGCACTACGTCGGCGCCCCGGCGGTCGCCCGGGGTCGGGCGGGGGTGGGCATCCTCTCCCGTGCCCCGCTTTCCGACGTCCGCGTGGGTCTCGGTTCCTTCCTCGATTCCGGCCGCTGGATCGAGGGCACGTACGAGGGCGTGCGGGTCGCCTCCCTCTACCTGCCCTCCGGTTCGGCGGGTTCGGAGAAACAGGACGAGAAGTACCGCTTTCTCGACGAGTTCGGCCCCTACCTCGACAGCCTGGCCGCGGAGTACGAGGACATGGTCATCGGCGGCGACTGGAACATCTGCCACCGCCGCGAGGACCTGAAGAACTGGAAGGGGAACATGCGCAAGTCCGGCTTCCTCGCTGATGAGCGGGCGTTCATGGACTCCGTGTTCGGCTGTTTCCCGGACGGGTCGCCGCAGGAGAAGCCCGGACTGGGGGAGTACTTCGGGGTGGTCGACTACGACGGGCGTACCATCCGGGGTACAGCCACCGAACCGCGGTGGTTCGACGTGGCCCGCCGCCTCCAGCCGGAGGGGGACGGACCCTACACCTGGTGGACCTACCGTGGGCAGGCGTTCAACAACAACGCCGGCTGGCGCATCGACTACCAGGCGGCGACGAAGAGCATGCTCGACCGAGCCGAGCGCAGCTGGGTCGACCGCGCACCCACCGTGGAGACCCGCTGGTCCGACCACTCCCCACTGAATGTGACCTACTCATAG
- a CDS encoding trimeric intracellular cation channel family protein: MDAVDTAHLLVITFVIGITAEAITAALAAGKQRMDLFGVVALAALTALGGGTIRDMVLDTYPLTWVEQPVYLVIVVVTALVTVSLSFLMHYFRKVFLLADAVGLATFSVIGTQMALELGYGFVIACVASVVNGVSGGILRDLMSDRVPLVFSKELYATISIIATSIYMGLLAMGVGENWTIVITLVAAFVIRVIAMYFGLSLPVFEYQTEGESKNPRSSLHYQSTRRSLLRSRNRVSFDTSRYSLLSKLPGRKGKAQKKQRWVLPEDDPETDLEDNPS; encoded by the coding sequence ATGGACGCTGTCGATACCGCACATCTGCTCGTCATCACCTTCGTCATCGGCATCACCGCCGAGGCCATTACCGCTGCCCTGGCCGCCGGTAAGCAGCGGATGGACCTCTTCGGTGTCGTGGCCCTGGCCGCGCTCACCGCTCTCGGCGGCGGCACCATCCGCGACATGGTGCTCGACACCTACCCCCTGACGTGGGTGGAGCAGCCGGTCTATCTCGTCATCGTGGTCGTCACCGCACTGGTGACGGTGTCCCTGTCCTTCCTCATGCACTACTTCCGGAAGGTGTTCCTGCTCGCCGACGCCGTCGGCCTCGCCACCTTCTCCGTCATCGGCACCCAGATGGCCCTGGAACTGGGTTACGGCTTCGTCATCGCGTGCGTGGCCTCGGTGGTCAACGGCGTGTCGGGCGGCATCCTGCGCGACCTGATGAGTGACCGGGTGCCGCTGGTGTTCTCCAAGGAGCTCTACGCGACGATCTCCATCATCGCGACGTCCATCTACATGGGCCTGCTGGCCATGGGGGTGGGGGAGAACTGGACGATCGTCATCACGCTCGTCGCGGCCTTCGTCATCCGCGTCATCGCCATGTACTTCGGACTCAGCCTGCCGGTGTTCGAGTACCAGACGGAGGGGGAGTCGAAGAACCCCCGCTCCTCCCTGCACTACCAGTCCACCCGCCGCAGCCTGCTGCGCTCCCGCAACCGCGTCTCCTTCGACACCTCCCGGTACTCCCTGCTCAGCAAGCTGCCGGGGCGCAAGGGCAAGGCCCAGAAGAAGCAGCGGTGGGTCCTCCCGGAGGATGATCCCGAGACCGATCTCGAGGACAACCCCAGTTAA
- a CDS encoding NADP-dependent isocitrate dehydrogenase, producing MAKIIWTRTDEAPLLATYSFKPVVEAFAATAGIDVETRDISLAGRILAQFPDRLTEEQRVADALTELGDLAKTPEANIIKLPNISASVPQLKAAIKELQDQGYDLPDYVDSPETDEEKDARKRYDVVKGSAVNPVLREGNSDRRAPEAVKNFVRKNPHRMGEWSADSKTNVATMDSDDFRHNEQSVILPAEDTLSFVHVATDGTETKLRDDLKVLEGEVVDGTVMRAAALQEFLAEQVKRAQDEGILFSVHLKATMMKVSDPIIFGYVVRAFFADVYEKYGEELLAAGLDGENGLGAIFSGLEELENGEEIRRAFDEALENGPDLAMVNSDKGITNLHVPSDVIVDASMPAMIRTSGQMWNKDDKTQDTLAVIPDSSYAGVFQTVIDDCKANGAFDPTTMGTVPNVGLMAQKAEEYGSHDKTFRIAADGKVEVRNSAGDVLLEHEVSEGDIWRACQTKDAPIQDWVKLAVDRARISGMPAVFWLDPERAHDRNLTTLVEKYLADHDTEGLDIRILSPVEATQLSVDRIRRGEDTISVTGNVLRDYNTDLFPILELGTSAKMLSVVPLMAGGGLFETGAGGSAPKHVQQVVEENHLRWDSLGEFLALAESLRHVARTQDNAKAAVLADALDKATEKVLSEGKSPSRKVGEIDNRGSHFYLASYWAEALAAQSDDAELAATFQPVAEALAADAATIDQELIDNQGSAVDLGGYYAPSDEKTSDVMRPSAKFNEIIDGLKK from the coding sequence ATGGCAAAGATCATCTGGACCCGCACCGACGAGGCCCCGCTGCTCGCGACCTATTCGTTCAAGCCTGTTGTTGAGGCCTTCGCCGCCACCGCGGGTATCGATGTCGAGACCCGCGACATCTCCCTGGCCGGCCGCATCCTGGCCCAGTTCCCGGACCGCCTCACCGAGGAGCAGCGAGTCGCTGACGCCCTCACCGAGCTCGGCGACCTGGCCAAGACCCCGGAAGCCAACATCATCAAGCTCCCGAACATCTCGGCGTCCGTCCCGCAGCTCAAGGCAGCCATCAAGGAGCTGCAGGACCAGGGATACGACCTCCCCGACTACGTCGACTCCCCGGAGACCGACGAGGAGAAGGACGCCCGCAAGCGCTACGACGTAGTAAAGGGTTCCGCTGTGAACCCGGTACTCCGTGAGGGCAACTCCGACCGTCGTGCCCCGGAGGCCGTGAAGAACTTCGTCCGCAAGAACCCGCACCGCATGGGTGAGTGGTCCGCCGACTCCAAGACCAACGTCGCCACCATGGACTCCGACGACTTCCGTCACAACGAGCAGTCCGTCATCCTCCCGGCCGAGGACACCCTCTCCTTCGTCCACGTCGCCACCGACGGCACCGAGACCAAGCTCCGCGACGACCTCAAGGTCCTCGAGGGCGAGGTCGTCGACGGCACCGTCATGCGCGCCGCCGCCCTGCAGGAGTTCCTGGCCGAGCAGGTCAAGCGCGCCCAGGACGAGGGCATCCTGTTCTCCGTCCACCTCAAGGCCACCATGATGAAGGTCTCCGACCCGATCATCTTCGGCTACGTCGTCCGCGCCTTCTTCGCCGACGTCTACGAGAAGTACGGCGAGGAGCTGCTGGCCGCCGGTCTCGACGGCGAGAACGGCCTCGGCGCCATCTTCTCCGGACTCGAGGAACTGGAGAACGGCGAGGAGATCCGCCGTGCCTTCGACGAGGCCCTCGAGAACGGCCCTGACCTGGCGATGGTGAACTCCGACAAGGGCATCACCAACCTGCACGTCCCGTCCGACGTCATCGTCGACGCCTCCATGCCCGCCATGATCCGCACCTCCGGCCAGATGTGGAACAAGGACGACAAGACCCAGGACACCCTGGCCGTCATCCCGGACTCCTCCTACGCCGGCGTCTTCCAGACCGTCATCGACGACTGCAAGGCCAACGGCGCCTTCGACCCGACCACCATGGGCACCGTCCCGAACGTCGGCCTCATGGCCCAGAAGGCCGAGGAGTACGGCTCCCACGACAAGACCTTCCGCATCGCCGCGGACGGCAAGGTCGAGGTCCGCAACTCCGCCGGTGACGTCCTGCTCGAGCACGAGGTCTCCGAGGGCGACATCTGGCGCGCCTGCCAGACCAAGGACGCCCCGATCCAGGACTGGGTCAAGCTGGCCGTCGACCGCGCCCGCATCTCCGGCATGCCGGCCGTCTTCTGGCTGGACCCGGAGCGCGCCCACGACCGCAACCTCACCACCCTGGTGGAGAAGTACCTGGCCGACCACGACACCGAGGGCCTGGACATCCGCATCCTCTCCCCGGTCGAGGCGACCCAGCTGTCCGTCGACCGCATCCGCCGCGGCGAGGACACCATCTCCGTGACCGGTAACGTCCTGCGTGACTACAACACCGACCTCTTCCCGATCCTCGAGCTGGGCACCTCCGCCAAGATGCTCTCCGTCGTGCCGCTGATGGCCGGTGGCGGCCTCTTCGAGACCGGTGCCGGTGGCTCCGCCCCGAAGCACGTCCAGCAGGTCGTCGAGGAGAACCACCTGCGCTGGGACTCCCTCGGTGAGTTCCTCGCCCTGGCCGAGTCCCTGCGCCACGTCGCCCGCACCCAGGACAACGCGAAGGCCGCCGTCCTGGCCGACGCCCTGGACAAGGCCACCGAGAAGGTCCTGTCCGAGGGCAAGTCCCCGTCCCGCAAGGTCGGCGAGATCGACAACCGTGGCTCCCACTTCTACCTCGCGTCCTACTGGGCCGAGGCCCTGGCCGCACAGTCCGACGACGCCGAGCTGGCCGCGACCTTCCAGCCGGTCGCCGAGGCCCTGGCCGCCGACGCCGCGACCATCGACCAGGAGCTCATCGACAACCAGGGTTCCGCCGTGGACCTCGGCGGCTACTACGCCCCGTCCGATGAGAAGACCTCCGACGTGATGCGTCCGTCCGCGAAGTTCAACGAGATCATCGACGGTCTGAAGAAGTAA
- a CDS encoding O-acetylhomoserine/O-acetylserine sulfhydrylase: MTRYDNSAADQWDFETRSIHAGQNPDPATGSRNQPIHLTTSYVFNSAEHAKQRFALEDLGPVYSRLTNPTVEVLENRLASLEGGVHAVAFASGQAAETAAILNVAGAGDHIVTSPHLYGGTETLFLVTLKRLGIEVGFVEDPADPESWQAAVRPNTRAFYGETFGNPAADILDIPAVAEVAHRNGVPLIVDNTIATAALVRPLELGADVVVASLTKFYTGNGSALGGILVDGGKFDWTVERDGQPVHEQFVTPDPAYHGLRYADLGAAAFGLKARVGLLRDTGASISPFNAWVTLQGLDTLSLRVERHNENALQVVEFLRNHPKVAKVNFAGTEDSPYRAVKERLGLTYTGSVLTFELAPAGSDEQDRANAWTLIDALRLHSNLANVGDVRSLVVHPATTTHSQSDAEGLARAQVTQRTIRLSVGIEKITDIIADLENALNAV, translated from the coding sequence ATGACCCGATACGACAACTCCGCAGCAGACCAGTGGGACTTCGAGACCCGCTCCATCCACGCCGGCCAGAACCCGGACCCCGCGACCGGTTCCCGTAACCAGCCGATCCACCTGACGACCTCCTACGTCTTCAACTCGGCCGAGCACGCGAAGCAGCGTTTCGCCCTCGAGGACCTCGGTCCCGTCTACTCGCGCCTGACCAACCCCACCGTGGAGGTGCTGGAGAACCGCCTCGCCTCGCTCGAGGGCGGCGTCCACGCGGTGGCGTTCGCGTCGGGCCAGGCCGCGGAGACGGCGGCGATCCTCAACGTGGCGGGCGCCGGCGACCACATCGTCACCTCCCCGCACCTCTACGGCGGCACGGAGACGCTCTTCCTGGTGACGCTCAAGCGCCTCGGCATCGAGGTGGGCTTCGTGGAGGACCCGGCCGACCCGGAGTCCTGGCAGGCCGCCGTCCGGCCGAACACCCGCGCCTTCTACGGCGAGACCTTCGGCAACCCGGCCGCGGACATCCTCGACATCCCGGCCGTCGCCGAGGTCGCGCACCGCAACGGTGTGCCGCTCATCGTGGACAACACCATCGCCACCGCCGCGCTGGTCCGCCCGCTGGAGCTGGGTGCCGACGTCGTCGTCGCCTCCCTCACCAAGTTCTACACCGGCAACGGCTCCGCCCTGGGCGGCATCCTCGTCGACGGCGGCAAGTTCGACTGGACCGTCGAGCGCGACGGCCAGCCGGTCCACGAGCAGTTCGTCACCCCGGACCCGGCGTACCACGGTCTGCGCTACGCCGACCTCGGTGCCGCGGCCTTCGGCCTCAAGGCCCGGGTGGGTCTGCTGCGCGACACGGGGGCGTCGATAAGCCCCTTCAACGCCTGGGTGACGCTGCAGGGCCTGGACACCCTGAGCCTGCGCGTCGAGCGGCACAACGAGAACGCCCTGCAGGTCGTCGAGTTCCTGCGCAACCACCCGAAGGTGGCGAAGGTGAACTTCGCCGGCACGGAGGACTCCCCCTACCGCGCGGTGAAGGAGAGGCTCGGCCTGACCTACACCGGTTCGGTGCTCACGTTCGAGCTCGCCCCGGCGGGTTCCGACGAGCAGGACCGCGCCAACGCCTGGACCCTCATCGACGCGCTGCGGCTGCACTCCAACCTGGCGAACGTCGGCGACGTCCGCTCCCTGGTGGTCCACCCGGCGACGACGACCCACTCCCAGTCCGACGCCGAGGGCCTGGCGCGGGCGCAGGTCACGCAGCGGACGATCCGCCTGTCGGTGGGCATCGAGAAGATCACCGACATCATCGCCGACCTGGAGAACGCCCTGAACGCCGTCTAA
- a CDS encoding DUF3017 domain-containing protein, whose protein sequence is MSRPLDNPHDLDVAPSRLPRWVQWGFVVWFLLGVVVASVFALTEHWRRATFVLGVSLMWLAVVRYACDSRIVGVFAVRSRRFDAAFCTVLGGTMAFLAASVDALGS, encoded by the coding sequence GTGAGTAGACCCCTGGATAATCCCCACGACCTGGACGTGGCGCCCTCGCGGCTGCCCCGGTGGGTGCAGTGGGGATTCGTCGTGTGGTTCCTGCTCGGCGTGGTCGTGGCGAGCGTCTTCGCGCTCACCGAGCACTGGCGCCGCGCGACGTTCGTGCTCGGCGTCTCACTCATGTGGCTGGCCGTGGTGCGCTACGCGTGCGACTCCCGCATCGTCGGGGTGTTCGCCGTGCGCTCCCGGCGTTTCGACGCCGCCTTCTGCACCGTCCTCGGGGGGACGATGGCGTTCCTGGCGGCCTCGGTGGACGCGCTGGGCTCGTGA